Proteins encoded in a region of the Marmota flaviventris isolate mMarFla1 chromosome 3, mMarFla1.hap1, whole genome shotgun sequence genome:
- the LOC114107228 gene encoding malonyl-CoA-acyl carrier protein transacylase, mitochondrial isoform X2, producing the protein MRARVARAAWAWGWSVCCRRGVSNFPVPPPSAVDVAELLRGATTAEEQPWAAAARRAPGQCSVLLFPGQGSQVVGMGRGLLGYPRVRELYDAAQRVLGYDLLELSLQGPQEDLDRTVHCQPAVFVASLAAVEKLHHLQPAVIENCIAAAGFSVGEFAALVFAGAMEFSEGPAVSPEEFLQVPLQTHQDAACERWLPYPPHGSRCAAPGTGFKDSGHQEAAGGRLL; encoded by the exons ATGCGCGCCCGGGTCGCGCGGGCCGCTTGGGCCTGGGGCTGGAGTGTCTGCTGCCGTCGCGGCGTCTCTAACTTCCCGGTACCTCCGCCGAGCGCGGTGGACGTGGCAGAGCTGCTACGAGGCGCGACGACAGCGGAGGAGCAGCCCTGGGCGGCGGCGGCGCGACGGGCGCCCGGCCAGTGCTCGGTGCTGCTCTTCCCGGGCCAGGGCAGCCAAGTGGTGGGCATGGGCCGCGGTCTGCTCGGCTACCCGCGCGTCCGCGAGCTCTACGACGCCGCGCAGCGCGTGCTGGGCTACGACCTGCTGGAGCTGAGCCTGCAGGGGCCGCAGGAGGACCTGGACCGCACGGTGCACTGCCAGCCCGCTGTCTTCGTGGCTTCGCTGGCCGCTGTCGAGAAGCTCCATCACCTGCAGCCCGCG GTTATTGAAAATTGTATTGCTGCTGCTGGATTCAGTGTAGGAGAATTTGCAGCCCTAGTGTTTGCTGGAGCCATGGAATTTTCTGAAG GCCCTGCGGTTTCTCCAGAAGAATTCCTCCAGGTACCACTTCAGACGCACCAAGATGCTGCCTGTGAGCGGTGGCTTCCATACCCGCCTCATGGGTCCCGCTGTGCAGCCCCTGGCACAGGTTTTAAAGACAGTGGCCATCAGGAAGCCGCTGGTGGCCGTCTACTCTAA
- the Tspo gene encoding translocator protein: protein MAPPWVPAVGFTLLPSLGGFAGSYFVRGEGLRWHATLQKPSWHPPRWALAPVWGTLYSAMGYGSYVVWKELGGFTDEAVVPLGLYAGQLALNWAWPPIFFGARQMGWALVDLLLISGAATATTVAWHRVSPPAARLLYPYLAWLAFATTLNYCVWRDNQGRRGGGRLQE from the exons ATGGCTCCACCCTGGGTGCCCGCCGTGGGCTTCACACTGCTGCCCAGCCTGGGGGGCTTTGCTGGCTCCTACTTTGTGCGCGGGGAGGGCCTCCGCTGGCACGCCACCCTGCAGAAGCCCTCGTGGCACCCGCCCCGCTGGGCGCTGGCTCCCGTCTGGGGCACTCTCTACTCAGCCATGGG GTACGGCTCCTACGTGGTCTGGAAAGAGCTGGGGGGCTTCACAGATGAGGCTGTGGTCCCCCTGGGCCTCTACGCTGGGCAGCTGGCCCTGAACTGGGCATGGCCCCCCATCTTCTTTGGTGCCCGACAAATGGGTTGG GCCCTGGTGGACCTCCTGCTCATCAGCGGGGCGGCGACAGCCACTACCGTGGCCTGGCACCGGGTGAgcccgcccgccgcccgcctGCTCTACCCCTACCTGGCCTGGCTGGCCTTTGCAACCACGCTCAACTACTGCGTGTGGCGGGACAACCAGGGCCGCCGCGGTGGCGGGCGGCTCCAGGAGTGA
- the LOC114107228 gene encoding malonyl-CoA-acyl carrier protein transacylase, mitochondrial isoform X1, producing MRARVARAAWAWGWSVCCRRGVSNFPVPPPSAVDVAELLRGATTAEEQPWAAAARRAPGQCSVLLFPGQGSQVVGMGRGLLGYPRVRELYDAAQRVLGYDLLELSLQGPQEDLDRTVHCQPAVFVASLAAVEKLHHLQPAVIENCIAAAGFSVGEFAALVFAGAMEFSEGLYAVKVRAEAMQEASEAVPSGMLSVLGQPRSKFDFACLEAQKHCKSLGIESPVCEVANYLFPDCRVISGHLEALRFLQKNSSRYHFRRTKMLPVSGGFHTRLMGPAVQPLAQVLKTVAIRKPLVAVYSNVSGSRYLHPTHIRQLLGQQVVSPVKWEQTMHAIYERRRGTEFPSTWEVGPGQQLGSILRSCNLKAWKGYSHVDVLRASEDPDVDLDPSESPR from the exons ATGCGCGCCCGGGTCGCGCGGGCCGCTTGGGCCTGGGGCTGGAGTGTCTGCTGCCGTCGCGGCGTCTCTAACTTCCCGGTACCTCCGCCGAGCGCGGTGGACGTGGCAGAGCTGCTACGAGGCGCGACGACAGCGGAGGAGCAGCCCTGGGCGGCGGCGGCGCGACGGGCGCCCGGCCAGTGCTCGGTGCTGCTCTTCCCGGGCCAGGGCAGCCAAGTGGTGGGCATGGGCCGCGGTCTGCTCGGCTACCCGCGCGTCCGCGAGCTCTACGACGCCGCGCAGCGCGTGCTGGGCTACGACCTGCTGGAGCTGAGCCTGCAGGGGCCGCAGGAGGACCTGGACCGCACGGTGCACTGCCAGCCCGCTGTCTTCGTGGCTTCGCTGGCCGCTGTCGAGAAGCTCCATCACCTGCAGCCCGCG GTTATTGAAAATTGTATTGCTGCTGCTGGATTCAGTGTAGGAGAATTTGCAGCCCTAGTGTTTGCTGGAGCCATGGAATTTTCTGAAG GTCTGTATGCAGTGAAGGTTCGAGCTGAGGCCATGCAGGAAGCTTCAGAAGCTGTTCCCAGTGGGATGTTATCTGTCCTCGGCCAGCCTCGGTCCAAGTTCGACTTTGCCTGTCTGGAAGCCCAGAAGCACTGCAAGTCATTGGGCATAGAGAGTCCTGTGTGTGAGGTGGCCAACTATCTCTTTCCTGATTGCAGGGTGATTTCAGGACACCTAGAG GCCCTGCGGTTTCTCCAGAAGAATTCCTCCAGGTACCACTTCAGACGCACCAAGATGCTGCCTGTGAGCGGTGGCTTCCATACCCGCCTCATGGGTCCCGCTGTGCAGCCCCTGGCACAGGTTTTAAAGACAGTGGCCATCAGGAAGCCGCTGGTGGCCGTCTACTCTAACGTCAGCGGGAGCAGGTACCTCCACCCCACGCACATCCGGCAGCTGCTGGGGCAGCAGGTGGTGTCCCCGGTGAAGTGGGAGCAGACCATGCACGCCATATACGAGAGGAGGAGGGGCACCGAGTTCCCCAGCACGTGGGAAGTGGGCCCTGGCCAGCAGCTGGGGAGCATCCTGAGGAGCTGTAACCTGAAGGCCTGGAAGGGCTACAGCCACGTGGACGTGCTGCGGGCCAGCGAGGACCCGGACGTGGACCTGGACCCCAGCGAGTCTCCCCGGTGA